In Pelosinus sp. IPA-1, one genomic interval encodes:
- a CDS encoding sulfatase-like hydrolase/transferase, translating to MFFRKHITWIKETAKAYCPIVILAVLWLGISMVIINSLNLNFSVITIMSALTGVINNIIFVLLAGYLYTKRNNLLSKTVYFLSYFFTILIFYSDTIYFFVTSTHIEKVLFDNLNNYSITGVLYTTDKTILFGILISFLFLMLLFRAPERMHNFHTKNAGILIITMCILANLVNFATAHVYPKALKEEGFDEEAEIETSRNLSRYLLTESVTVNFMREFLRNDDSHVTASNQLYRVAFSAQESKLLRELEIAVSEKPTSSPKAFPYEKVIVIIAESFHRDYLHFYNSRIPMETTQFWDGLVAKYPHSDHYYTSNKPTTQGLNSIFLSQSIYSDDQSFENNVTLFKTLETNGYDTVFLEATSQYYNDEFRAYKKRFGMHTYRAKEDLERQGYTGSSGWGFHNDVMYEETIKILEQNRNNKIFIATKTIDSHQPFPYCGLSEDDIPANIKEQDKNIYLKGIYWENITLKKFFHDLEKRNLMDDKTLIVITSDHNPHPSQNDNYTRLGQDDLRLSPAPIPLIFVSKNLQPFDDFSSKTFASQIDFAPTLLGILGIPSPPEFSGRNIITIPEDHGYAIGCVGETIYYWSKDHQITTDMYSGKNQNDSEKALIHWVQDSYVKYFHGNSGNKQQ from the coding sequence ATGTTTTTCCGAAAACACATTACTTGGATTAAGGAAACTGCAAAAGCATACTGCCCAATAGTAATTCTAGCAGTTCTTTGGTTAGGCATTTCGATGGTTATTATTAATTCATTAAATTTAAACTTTAGTGTAATAACTATCATGTCAGCTCTTACAGGTGTGATTAATAATATTATATTCGTACTATTAGCTGGCTACCTATATACTAAACGTAATAATCTACTATCCAAAACCGTATACTTTTTATCATATTTTTTTACTATTTTGATTTTTTATAGTGATACCATATACTTTTTCGTTACATCAACACATATTGAAAAGGTGTTATTTGATAATTTAAATAATTATTCAATAACAGGTGTACTTTATACTACAGATAAAACTATTTTATTTGGCATACTTATAAGTTTTCTCTTTCTTATGTTATTATTTCGCGCACCGGAAAGGATGCATAATTTTCACACAAAAAATGCTGGTATCCTTATTATAACAATGTGTATTTTAGCTAATCTTGTTAATTTCGCCACAGCCCACGTATATCCAAAAGCATTGAAAGAAGAAGGTTTTGATGAGGAAGCAGAAATAGAAACATCCAGAAACCTATCCCGCTATTTGCTTACCGAGTCAGTTACTGTCAACTTTATGCGAGAATTTTTGCGAAATGACGATAGTCATGTGACCGCCTCCAATCAGCTTTACCGCGTGGCATTTTCTGCACAGGAAAGCAAGCTATTAAGGGAATTAGAAATTGCTGTTAGCGAAAAACCTACTTCCTCGCCAAAAGCTTTTCCATATGAAAAAGTAATTGTCATTATCGCTGAATCCTTTCATCGAGATTATTTGCATTTCTATAATTCACGAATTCCAATGGAAACAACCCAATTTTGGGATGGTTTAGTGGCTAAATATCCTCATTCGGATCATTATTATACTTCGAATAAACCTACTACTCAAGGGCTTAACTCTATATTTCTCTCCCAGTCGATCTATTCCGATGATCAATCTTTTGAAAATAATGTAACGTTATTCAAAACACTTGAAACTAACGGTTATGATACAGTGTTTCTGGAGGCAACTAGCCAATACTATAATGATGAATTCCGAGCATATAAAAAACGTTTTGGGATGCATACTTACAGGGCAAAAGAAGATTTAGAAAGACAGGGCTATACAGGAAGCAGTGGCTGGGGATTCCATAATGACGTAATGTATGAAGAAACCATTAAGATATTGGAACAAAACCGAAATAATAAAATTTTTATAGCAACTAAGACGATAGATTCCCATCAACCATTTCCATATTGCGGACTTTCTGAAGATGATATTCCAGCAAATATTAAGGAGCAAGATAAAAACATTTACCTTAAAGGAATATACTGGGAGAATATTACCTTAAAAAAATTTTTCCACGATCTTGAAAAGCGAAATTTGATGGACGATAAGACTCTTATTGTTATTACGAGTGATCATAATCCTCATCCAAGTCAGAACGATAATTATACGCGCCTTGGGCAAGACGATTTGCGTTTAAGCCCAGCTCCCATCCCGCTCATCTTTGTTAGCAAAAATTTGCAGCCTTTTGATGATTTTAGCAGTAAAACATTCGCAAGTCAGATTGATTTCGCACCGACACTTTTAGGGATATTAGGAATTCCTTCACCGCCAGAGTTTTCGGGCAGAAATATAATTACTATTCCTGAAGATCATGGTTATGCAATTGGTTGTGTGGGAGAAACAATTTATTACTGGTCAAAAGATCACCAAATAACAACAGACATGTATAGCGGGAAAAATCAAAATGATTCTGAAAAAGCACTGATACATTGGGTCCAAGATTCATATGTCAAGTACTTTCACGGTAACTCTGGCAATAAGCAGCAGTAG